The following coding sequences are from one Pocillopora verrucosa isolate sample1 chromosome 5, ASM3666991v2, whole genome shotgun sequence window:
- the LOC136280886 gene encoding pancreatic secretory granule membrane major glycoprotein GP2-like, translated as MNICDEHASCSNTQGSYSCACNPKYIWDGLTCKADPCHNYRNLSDADRKSTYNTPYGGEKCDDDSSSIIFGKWYRFVGDAGTKMPTQCVPYYRCGAAWSGWLKGGHPTLADGEVSSEVCFTRPGDCCRKSNNIKVKDCGSYFIYELQKVPACPLRYCGTD; from the exons ATGAACATCTGCGATGAGCACGCCTCCTGCAGTAATACCCAGGGCTCCTACAGTTGTGCCTGTAATCCTAAATACATTTGGGATGGTCTGACTTGTAAAG ccGATCCGTGCCATAATTACAGAAACCTGAGCGATGCTGACAGAAAGAGTACTTACAACACACCCTACGGTGGAGAAAAATGTGACGACGATTCCTCATCCATAATATTCGGGAAATGGTATCGTTTCGTGGGagatgcaggaacaaaaatgccaacccAGTGCGTACCGTATTATAGATGTGGTGCGGCCTGGTCAGGCTGGCTAAAAGGTGGTCACCCCACATTGGCAGATGGTGAGGTTTCCTCCGAGGTCTGCTTTACCAGACCTGGAGATTGTTGCAGGAAATCAAACAACATTAAAGTGAAAGACTGCGGATCCTACTTTATATACGAACTACAAAAGGTACCTGCTTGTCCTCTGCGCTACTGTGGCACGGACTAA